The following proteins are co-located in the Indicator indicator isolate 239-I01 chromosome 33, UM_Iind_1.1, whole genome shotgun sequence genome:
- the PTAFR gene encoding platelet-activating factor receptor, with protein sequence MSGKGKAGAEGAADSYISCHIDSEFRYNLFTVFYSIIFILGFAANCYVLWIFSRIYPTKKLNEIKIFMVNLTVADLLFLVTMPMWIVYYHHHGDWIMPEFLCSMAGCLFFVNTYSSVAFLMVITYNRYQAVTNPIKAAQFTTQRRGIYLSAAIWIIIVGSSLYYLFDNNTNQEEVGSKNFTRCFERYDSSGSVSAVLAIHVIICILFYIIFLFILGWNIIIIRTLFSKSGQPRKSAHVKQRALWMVCTVLAVFIISFVPHHIVDLPWTLTVLEQWKKENCQLRQQLNDAHQVTLCLLSTNCVLDPIIYCFLTKKFQKHVSENLKSMKGSRKCSRQTTDTVIEGTIHQEDAIGI encoded by the coding sequence ATGTCTGGAAAGGGTAAGGCTGGTGCTGAAGGTGCTGCTGACTCCTACATTTCATGCCACATAGACTCTGAGTTTCGCTACAACCTCTTCACTGTTTTCTACAGCATCATTTTCATCCTGGGCTTTGCTGCCAACTGCTACGTGCTGTGGATCTTCAGCCGCATCTACCCCACCAAGAAGCTGAATGAGATCAAGATATTCATGGTGAACCTGACGGTGGCTGACCTGCTCTTCCTGGTGACGATGCCCATGTGGATCGTGTACTATCACCACCATGGGGACTGGATCATGCCCGAGTTCCTCTGCAGCATGGCTGGCTGTTTGTTTTTCGTGAACACCTACTCCTCCGTTGCCTTTCTGATGGTCATCACCTACAACCGTTACCAGGCCGTGACCAACCCCATCAAAGCTGCTCAGTTCACCACCCAGAGAAGAGGAATCTACTTATCAGCAGCTATCTGGATCATCATAGTGGGCAGCTCTTTGTATTACCTCTTTGACAACAACACTAACCAGGAGGAGGTTGGCTCCAAGAATTTCACGCGGTGCTTCGAGCGCTACGACTCCTCTGGCAGCGTCTCAGCAGTGCTTGCCATTCACGTCATCATCTGCATCCTCTTCTacatcatcttcctcttcatACTGGGCTggaacatcatcatcatcaggaCCCTGTTCTCCAAATCAGGGCAGCCACGGAAGAGTGCCCACGTCAAGCAGAGGGCACTCTGGATGGTCTGCACAGTGCTGGCAGTGTTCATCATCAGCTTTGTGCCTCATCACATCGTGGACTTGCCCTGGACCCTGACTGTCCTGGAGCAGTGGAAAAAGGAGAACTGTCAGCTGCGCCAACAGCTCAACGATGCTCACCAGGTGACTCTGTGCCTTTTGAGCACAAACTGTGTGCTGGACCCTATCATCTACTGCTTCCTCACCAAGAAGTTCCAGAAGCACGTTTCAGAGAACCTGAAAAGCATGAAAGGGAGCCGCAAGTGCTCCAGGCAGACCACAGACACAGTGATTGAGGGAACCATTCACCAGGAGGATGCCATTGGGATCTag